The sequence GATATTTTAATAGCTTCATTGCAAGGTGAAGAAGCCACTATCGAAGGCATAATTCCATATTTAATACCTTCTTTAACTCGATTATCACAATGATGTTTAATAACTTTTTCAGGTTTCAAACCCACGGATTTTGCCATTTCTGAAAATTCCTTAAACTGTGCATCTGAGGCACTTTCAGCATGTACTTGAATGGCACAATCTGCATCTTTTGCAAGTTCCATACCATATACAAATAGTTGATTTGATATATCCCATAGTATTTCTGCATCATCGCCAGTTAATTCAAAATGTGGTCTACCAATTTCCCCAATCCCTACAATATTATCATTTTCCATTACAATCTTTTGACAATATTTTAGGGCTTCAGCTACTCTATTTTTAGCTTTTTCAATATTCATTCCGTTTCTAACGAAATTTATAATCTCTACAGGATGTACACCAACCATACCAAAAGCTTGTATATTAGTTTCTTCTTTAATCTTTTGTAATGATTTATGTAATTCATCGATGGGTTTTTCTAATTCTAAACTAAAAGCAGGTTTATTTGGTATAATCATGGTTTTACCGCCTGCTTTTTCAAATACTTTGGCAACTTTTACAGCACCCATTCCATTTTTTTCGTCAATATGAATATGGTTGTCCGTAATTGGGAGGTTTTTCAAAATTTCCATGTTTTCACAAATTAATAAGGGTAATCATATTAATAATAATTTTATAAGATATTATTTATTCTTTATTAGTTTCATTTTTTTCATATTTCTTAAAATCTACACAATTTTTGCTTATTTTAATGTCAATCAATGGCGTTTCGTTAAAAGCGTCAATTTCTTCTTTTAAATAAATTATACCTTTTTCAAAATCGATATTTGCTATATCAATGTCGTATAATGCTATAGGATTAGGTCTCATAGGTGAACGAGTTGCAAATACTCCTCTTTCAGGTATATTAACATTTCCTCGAGGGTGTACTCTCATAACGCTTCTTTTTTCTTCATTGTCGGATTTATCAAACCAGAAAAGGAGTGTAATTTTATCATCAACTTTTAAACCTTCCATACACGTTAAATAATCTTTATTTATTTCAACATAATCTTTATCGTTGTTATTTTCATTTCCTTTTAAAAATGTCCCAATTTGGTAGATATTATATTTTTTTAAATTAGTATTACTCATAGTTTATACCCCGTTAATTTCTAAATTAATAATTTTTTAAGCAATAGTTGTTTTTAATTTATTTATTCAAAATATGTTATGTAAAAAGTAGATATATGTAATGTAAAATTTAATATTTTGATTTATTCATATTGTTAATTAATTCATATATTTTGAAAGTATTAAAGCACCAAATACGATAACAAATGCACCAAACATTAAAAGCTGGCTTCTTAACATCTTTTTTCTTCTTTTGGCAAACTCTTCCTTACATTTTGTTGAACAAAAGTCTTCTTCTGGAGGTATTGATATCCCGCAATTTATACAATGTTTATGTTGTTCCATTATTACACCCTTGATATATCATATATTACCTATTTCATATATTATAATATTTAATGGTATACTGATATCCTAATAATTTAAATTATTTTTATAATTTATATTGATTTGTATCTATTTTTGTTTTTACAAAGTATGATATTACAATCTACGGTATTATAGATTTATAGATTTATAGATTTGATATTAACTTTTAATAAAATTGTTATTTTTAATCTTTTATAAAATATATATTTAATATAAATTTTTGATAAAATAATATGTGAAAGTAATTGATTATTAATTTATTGTTAACATTTAAAATTATATTATAATTTATATTATAATTTATATTATGGTAATATAATAGTACCATCGTGATTGCCGTTGATTGAACCAATAATCTCAGAAGGTGTTCCTTTGACCACAATTGTTTTTAATTTTGCCCTATCAATTATTTTAGATGCAAGTGGGTCAACAACACTTGAAGAACCTGCAGAAATTGAACAATTACCTGTAATTTCCAATAGTTCTGAAATTGTCATTTCTTTTAATTTTTTAGCATCTGAATCAACACGTGGGTCGTTTGTATATACGCCATCCACGTTTGTAGCTATTACTAATAAATCAGCATCTAAAAACTCAGCCAACGATGCAGAAACCGCATCTGTGGTGTGTGCCGGGTGCGTACCGCCCATTACAACAATTTTATTTAAATTTAAAATAGTTTCAGCTTCTTTAAAGCTTGTAGGAACGTTTTTAACAGCGTAATTACCTAACGCAGATATTAAAAGCATACTATTTAATCGAGTTGACATAATCCCTATTTCATCACAAAAAGCATCGTTTGTAAACTCTCTTGCGATGGAAATGTACTGTCTTGCCGTGTTTCCTCCGCCGATAATAACGGAAATTTCATGACCTTCATCTTTTAGCTTTTTGAAGGTTTCGGCATAAGATGCAATATTTTCTTTTGTAGCCCCTTCTTTGGGCATTAATACAGAACCGCCTAATGCAAATACAACTCTCATTTCAAAACCTCTTTTAACGTTATTTATGTATTTTTTAGCATATTATTTTTTTAGCATATTATTAATTCATTAGTTTAGCATTTTGTAAAATTTAACTTAAATATTATCTTTAAAATATAAAGTTCGTATTTTGTGAAGAACTTGGTATTAACTTTATGAATAAAAATTCCTAAATATTATATTCATTCACTATATAAAAGTATAGCCCGAAATTTTACAAATTAAAAAATAGACTAATATAATTATATTAATTAGGAAACTAATTGTTATATAACCTATAAAACAAAACTTCTAAAAAAATCTTTTATCAAAAAATGGGCTCATATCTACCCGTAATTAAAAATGTAAAAATATTATAAATTAGAAATATATTGTAAATCAATATAGTATTTTATAATATTTTTAAAAGTAATTAACAATATTTAAAACGAAAATAAAGAATAACCGTTAAATTATCTTTTTAAAACCATTTTGATGTCTTCTACTTTAACGGTTTTTCTTCCAGCGTGTCTTGATAATTCTGCTGCTTCTTTTGCAATATCCATTGCGATTGATTCTAATTCTTCTACGAATAATTTTGCTGCACCTTCACTTACTCTTTCAGCGCCTGCTTTTTTTAATATTCTCACTACTGGAGCTACTGGAATTTCTGCCATGAAATCACCTCTGTCTTTTACATTTTTAACTTTGCAATTCAAACTATATAAATCTTTCGGAAATATCGCCGTATATGTATGCTATGGGCCATATAAATTATAGATAATTTTAAAATAATGATTAGAAATATATATGAACTATGAATATAATATTAAAATGTAAGAAGCAATTATATTAAATATTAGTGGAGATGGTATTATTACTAAAAAATCTACTCCCAATAAAACCAACAATAAAGGTAATAATACATTTGAGATATCCGATTCGAATAATAAAGATGATAATAGTACGAAAGCTAATAAAAAAAATAAAGACCTTCGTAAAACCTTATTAGAATTTGGAATTTTTATAGTATTATTTATTTTAATTTGGACGCACGTTAACGTAGTAGTTTCAAATAGTATGTATCCCGAAATGGAACGAGGAGATTTCGTTTTAGTTGAAAATGCAGGTTTGGAATTCCATTTAAACGATTTAAAAACCGGAGACGTCGTTATTTACGATGCACACTGGATACCAGAATTGGGTAATTACCCCAGCCAAGTAATAACTTATGAAAATTATAAATACGGTATTTATTCAGATAGCGAAAACATTAAACCTGTAATACACAGGATTATAGGGAATTATACGAGTAATAAGGGAGACATATACTATATTATTAAAGGAGATAATAACCAAGATAAAGACCCCGAACTCGTTAAACCTGAACAAATTAAAAAGAGAGTTTTAACTATAAGTGGTAATTTGTTGGTTCTTCCTAAAGTGGGTTATTTATCCATTTATGTAAAAGAAAACGTGTTATTAGTAGCTTTATTCATAGGGTTAATGTTCCTTTACGAATATAGAAAAAGTATAATTGGCATATTTAGAAGTTAATAAATATTTTACCATTATTCATTTAGTTATCCATTCTATTTTTTTTATTTATTATTTAAAATTTATATAAATCCCATATAAAATTTGTTGATAATATATTATATGGCAATTAACAAAATAAAAAATAAATAAATAAAATAAATAAATAAATAAATAAAATAAATAAATAAATAAAAAATAGGATAATATTGTAATGTATTATAATAATTCTTTTAAATACTTCAATAATGAAGGGGACTTTTTAACTGCTTTTAATGCTATTTTAGGAACATCTACATCTTCTAAATCGCCATCTATTGAATCACCAATAGCATCTAATTCTTTATCAGTTAATTGTTGAAGAATATTTTTATATTTTAAATCATTTTTAAGCAAATGTAAATATTTTTCATGCCAATTAGTTTCGTATTCACTAATAGCTTCTTCAGAACAATCATTATGCATTATACATTTTCCCGCAACTTCTCCCGCAATTAAACCGCAATCCATAGAAAGAGCTATCCCTCCACCGGTTAAAGGACTAATCTGACCAGCAGCATCTCCTACAATCATAAAACCTTCTTTAAATGTTTTTTCAATAGGTCCGCCTACTGGAGCACCACCACATTTAAATTCAACTGGGGTAGCATTGTCTAACCTACCATTAATCACAGGATTAGATATAAAATCATCTAAATATTCTAAAGCACTCTTTTTAGCACCAATTACGCCCAAACCTACGTTTACAGTATCGC is a genomic window of Methanococcus voltae containing:
- a CDS encoding TatD family hydrolase, producing MEILKNLPITDNHIHIDEKNGMGAVKVAKVFEKAGGKTMIIPNKPAFSLELEKPIDELHKSLQKIKEETNIQAFGMVGVHPVEIINFVRNGMNIEKAKNRVAEALKYCQKIVMENDNIVGIGEIGRPHFELTGDDAEILWDISNQLFVYGMELAKDADCAIQVHAESASDAQFKEFSEMAKSVGLKPEKVIKHHCDNRVKEGIKYGIMPSIVASSPCNEAIKISDRFLMETDYIDDLKRPGVALGIKSVPRRTRKLLENELMNEDMCYNIHKYNVEKCYNVEIDF
- the tsaA gene encoding tRNA (N6-threonylcarbamoyladenosine(37)-N6)-methyltransferase TrmO; this translates as MSNTNLKKYNIYQIGTFLKGNENNNDKDYVEINKDYLTCMEGLKVDDKITLLFWFDKSDNEEKRSVMRVHPRGNVNIPERGVFATRSPMRPNPIALYDIDIANIDFEKGIIYLKEEIDAFNETPLIDIKISKNCVDFKKYEKNETNKE
- a CDS encoding DUF2116 family Zn-ribbon domain-containing protein, which produces MEQHKHCINCGISIPPEEDFCSTKCKEEFAKRRKKMLRSQLLMFGAFVIVFGALILSKYMN
- the pyrH gene encoding UMP kinase; this translates as MRVVFALGGSVLMPKEGATKENIASYAETFKKLKDEGHEISVIIGGGNTARQYISIAREFTNDAFCDEIGIMSTRLNSMLLISALGNYAVKNVPTSFKEAETILNLNKIVVMGGTHPAHTTDAVSASLAEFLDADLLVIATNVDGVYTNDPRVDSDAKKLKEMTISELLEITGNCSISAGSSSVVDPLASKIIDRAKLKTIVVKGTPSEIIGSINGNHDGTIILP
- a CDS encoding histone family protein, which translates into the protein MAEIPVAPVVRILKKAGAERVSEGAAKLFVEELESIAMDIAKEAAELSRHAGRKTVKVEDIKMVLKR
- a CDS encoding S26 family signal peptidase, producing MERGDFVLVENAGLEFHLNDLKTGDVVIYDAHWIPELGNYPSQVITYENYKYGIYSDSENIKPVIHRIIGNYTSNKGDIYYIIKGDNNQDKDPELVKPEQIKKRVLTISGNLLVLPKVGYLSIYVKENVLLVALFIGLMFLYEYRKSIIGIFRS